The window CGCCGCTTCATCTCAGTTCCAGGAATTCCGGACTAGCCGGCGGAACCCGGCGACGGAAGCTCCGGCTTCCGGCAGCCGCCGCCGCCGATGCAATTGACGCCAGCGCCGAAATAAATCGTGGCGGCCTTGACCGGAAAGAACAGATAATTGAGCGGCGTCTCGATCGGATCGAACTCCTGCGGCGGGCCCGCCGCCTCGGCCTGAGCCTGCTGCTCGACGCGCTGCTTGGTGTTGGTCTCGACATCCTGGATGCTTGCGAGGCGATCGTCGGAACCGAAGATTGCCGCTTTGCCCGGCTCGAGCCAGACGTAGCGCAACACGCTGACGCCGCTGTGGTTGGGATCGGCGATGTTATCCTTCAGGTCAGGCTGACCCATCGCCTGCACCGCCTGATCGGGCGTCATGCCGGTGTTTAGCACCCCGCTCTTCAATCCGGAGCATGCGACGGCGAATAGGGTGAGCAGCCCAACGGCCGCGCGCGCGAGAAATGTCCGCTGCGTCATCATCGGTATCTCAAGCCTCGTATGGAGCTAACATAACGAAGACATTGGCGGCAACCCGACCTTGTTTCACCGGGATCGTGAGGGACAGGTATATTCTTTCCAGCATCTCGCTTTCACGATGCGAGCGTAAGCGAAGCCGTCGGATGCGGCGATACGGAGTTGCGGCGGTAACGATTTTGGACAACGGCGACGAATTACTTTTTGTGTACGGCACCCTGATGAATCCAGCCGAGCGCGTGATCCTCCTGGGCCGGCCGATCGACGCAAGCCCGGGGCGGATTGCGGGCTACGCGCGCGGCCGCAAGCGCCACTACTTCATCGCAAAGCAAGCGGACGCCGTCACAGATGGCGCAATCCTCGAAGGTCTGAGCGCGCGCGAGCTGGCGATCCTCGACCAATACGAAGAAGTGCCGGCGCTCTACACGCGCGAGCGGATCGAAGTGCTCGCCGCCGACGGGCGCAAAATCGAATGCTGGATTTACCTGCCGACGAGCTGGGCGAAGGACTAATCTCGATAGCGAGCGCCGCGTCCGCCTGTCACTTCACTTCGGCCGGGGGCGGCTTGGGCTGTTCGCCGCGCTTCAAGCCGAACTTGTCGATTCGATATTGCAGAGTCCGATAGCTCATGGCGAGCATTTTCGCCGCCTTTGCGATTACCCAGTCGTTGCGCTCGAGCGCCTGCAGGATTGCGTCGCGCTCGAATGTTTCGAAGTTGAAGCCCTCGCTCGGAATCTCGTACCTGTCGCCGCGCTGACTGTCCCGGCTGCGGCCCGGCTTCTTGCGCGACAGCACTTCATCGGGCAAATCGCGCGGCATCACCTTGTCCCCCTCGCAGAGCAGGATCGCGCGTTCGAGCGCGGACTCGAGCTGGCGCACGTTGCCCGGCCACGAGTAGTCGAGCAGCACCTCCATCGCCTCGCGTCCGATCTCTCTGACGCGGCCTTCGGCAAGATGTCCAAACTTGGCGAGCGCATGATTGGCGAGCAGGGGAATATCGCCGCGCCGATCGCGCAGCGGCGGCAAGGTAACGGTCACGACGTTGATGCGATAGTACAAGTCCTCGCGGAAGCGGCCCTCGCCGACTTCCTCGGCGATGTTGCGGTTGCTGGCGGCGACCAGGCGCACGTCGATGCGAAAGGAGTCGTTGCCGCCGACGCGGCGGAGTTCCTTTTCCTGCAGGACGCGCAGAATCTTCGCCTGCATTCCCTGCGGCAGGTCGGCGATCTCGTCGAGAAACAGCGTCGATTTGTCGGCGCTCTCGAACAGCCCTATTTTGCGCTCGTTGGCGCCGGTGAACGCGCCGCGCTCGTGGCCGAAGAGTTCGTTCTCGATCAAATTGTCGGGGATCGCCGAGCAATTGATCGCGACGAACTGGCGCGCCGCGCGCGGCGACAGCCGATGGATCGCCTTGGCCACGATTTCCTTGCCGGTCCCGCTCTCGCCCTGGATAAGGACCGTGGAATTTGACGGCGCGACTCGCCGCACCAGCCGGATCACTTCCTGGACGGCGGGATCCTGTCCGATTATGCCCTCGATCTCGAAAGTGCCTTCCAGGCGCCGCTTCAGCAGCTGATTTTCCTGCTGCAGGTTGGCGAACTCCGCCGCCTTGGCCACCCTGGTCACGAGTTTCTCGCGATCGGTGGGCTTCTCGAGGTAGTCGAACGCGCCCGCCTTCATCGCCTGCACGACGCTGTCGGTCGAGCCGTGGGCGGTCAGCACCACCACCTGGCTGCCGGGATACGCGCTGCGCACTTTGGCGAGCAGCTCCTCGCCCGACATCCCCGGCATCATGAGGTCGGTCAACACGACGTCGAAACGCGACAGCGCCAGCAACTCGATCGCGCGCTTGCCGACCGCAGCCTCTTCGACTACGAAACCCTCTTCGCGCAAGGTGTCCGCGGTGATCTGGCGTTCGAGGTCGTTGTCTTCAACGACCAGCACTGAGGCCTGGGTCATGATTGTGTCCGTGTACCGCGCTAGGCGGGAAGGTGAAAGTTACCGTGGTTCCGGCTCCGTCCGGGTTGGGTCCGATATCTATAGTACCGCCGTGGGTCTCGACAATCGCCCTCGACAGGAACAGCCCGAGGCCGATTCCTTCGCGCTTGGTGGTGAAAAACGGCTCGAAGACGTGGTTCACGACTTCCGCCTCGATACCCGCGCCGGTGTCCGAAAAAGTAATCACCATCGAGCCGTCCACGCGCCGAAACGCAATCACCATCTTGCCGCCTTCGGGCATCGCCTGGATCGCGTTGGCGACCACGTTGATGAAGCAGGTGCGGAGTTTCTCGGCGTCCACGTTGAGAATCGGCGGCGGGCCGTTGCATTCCTCGACCAGCTCGATTCCCTGGCTTTTCATTTTCGACTCCGACAGCGCCACGACTTCATCCACCAGTTGATGCACGTCGGTGGGCGCCGGGAAAATCTCGATTGGCTTGCCGTAATGCAAAAAGCTTTGCACCAGCTCCGACAGGCGGCGCATCTCGTCCTTCATGATCACGAGCTGGCGCAGAAACGCCTCGCGATCGTTGGGCTGCTGCGGGGCATAGCGCGCGCGGAGCTGATCGAGCGCCAGACTGATAAAGTTCAGCGGGTTTTTGATTTCATGGGCCAGGCCGCCGGCCAATTGCCCCAGCGCCGTGAACCGTTCGAGCCGGTTTAGTTCCTGCTCGCGCTCGCGCGCACGCCGGAGCTGGCCGACCATGTCGTTGAAGCTGCGCGTGAGCAAGCCGATCTCGTCGCGCCGATGCGCCTCGGGGACCGGTTCGAGGCCGCGCGCCGCGATATTCTGCGCCGCGTTGGCGACCGCATGAATGGGCTTGACGTAGCGATCGGCGAGGATGTAGGCGAAGACCAGGCCGATTGCGAAAATCGCAAACGCGATCATCAGCTCACGGGTCCGGCTCTGCGCCAGCGGCTGCGCGAAGTCGCCAAAATTCGCCACCACCTGCACGTAGCCAAGCAGATGATCCTCGACCTCGACCGGAATCAGATAGACGGTCGTCTCCGGCGCGAGCGGACCGAGCTTGCGGGCCGGAATCGTCACCAGGTCCTCAGGATGCTTGAGTTGCTCGGGGGTAAGCCATTCGGCCTGCTTGGGCCGCAGCGCTGCGCCGATAAGATGCGGATTGGAGCTGTTGAGGATCAGATTTTCGCTCGATGCGATCGACACTTCGAGTCCCTTGGTGTGCAGGTCGCCCACGTAGTTGTGCAGCCGATCGCGATCGGTGCCGCCCACCGCAGTCAGCTCCTGCACGCTGATCTGGATCACGCGCGCCAGGTCCTTGACCCTTTCCTGCGTGGTCGCGACGATCGCCGCCTGCGTGCCCAGGCTGACCCACACCTCGGCGCCCAGGGTAAGCCCGAGCAGGCCCATCATCAGCACGATCAGCTTCGCCTTGAGGTTCAGCGCTGGAAAGTATGATTCCATTTTCGAGGTCGCCGGGCAGGCCGGCGCGGCCATGCGATAATTCGACCTATCCGCTCTTGCTCACCGGCTCGTTGGTCTTGCGCAGAACCAGCATCCGGGTCCCGTACACCGCGGCGCTCAGGATCGCCACGATCACGATCAGCCGCTCGAAGCCGCCGATGTATCTGATGATTATCTCGATTTGCTTGCCGAAAATGTAGCCGAGCGTCACGACGACCGGCACCGATATCAGCGCTCCGAGCAGATCATAGAGCAGAAACACCGCCGGGCGCACGCCAAAAGATCCCGCCGACAAATAGATCAAAGCGCGCAGGCCGGCCAGGAATCGCGCGTAAAAGATCGCGCGCGCCCCGTGACGCTGCATGAAACGCTCGATGCGCTCGATCTGATGCTGCCGGCCCGGCCACGCCAGCACGAAGTAGCGCACCAGTCCCGTGCCGAAGCGCCGGCCCATAAAGAACAGCGAATTGTCGCCCGTGACTACGCCCAGCAGCGAGACCACTAGCGTGATCGGGTAGCGGGTGACCCCGCGATGGGCCAAATAGCCGCCCGCGAGCAGCGCCACGTCCTCCGGAATCGGCAGCCCAAGTCCGCACAGCATCAGAACAACGAACAATCCAAGATAAGTGAAGTGTTCGATGTACCCGGAGATCAGCCCGACCAAGCTCAGCTCCCGTGGGCGTAACGCGCGCGCAAGGCGTCGCGGATTCGCTCGACCGGCACGCCCCGGCCTGCCATCGCCTCGGCGTCGTGAGCCTCGCCGACGCAGATCGCGCACCTGCTGCCGTGGGTATCACGGTAGCAATCGAGCAGGTTCTTGTGCCCAATGGCCTTGTCGCAGCCGCAGTAGCAATGCAGTTGCGCCAGCAGCGTGGGATCGCGCCCGGCGATTTCATATGCCTCGCGCACATTGCCCTGGAAATTCTTCGGGTCAAGCGTTATACGCAGCCGCGCCGCAGGATCGGAGGCCGCGGCCATCTGGCCCGCCGACGGCTGCGCCCGAGTCGATACATAGTCGGCGTAAGCGATTGCCACCACCACAACCGCGGCGGCCGCCAGTGCGACAATCCCTTTGACGCCCTTGAACATGAGTTTCTCCGCAGCCGGAAATTATAGCATCTCGATGAATCTTAGGCTTTGATTCGCAAAACTGTATAGCGCGGCTGGGCGATGCGGTCCGCGACGCGTATGCGGCAGGCATTTGAGCATGCCCATCGCGAGAATCCGCCGGCGGAAGTTTCGCCGATCGAGCGGACGGCCCAGGATTAGCGAGTATAGTTCCTCGAATTCGGCGAAGGTGAATTCCCGCGGCAGCAACGCATACGCGATATTCGTGTACTCGAGTTTCGACTTCAACCGCTTGACCGCATACGCAGCCATCAGCGAATGATCGTAGGCAAGCTGCGGCAGATGCGTGACTTCGTACCATCTGCCGGTGGCGTATTTGTCGCACGGCGCGCCGATGCCCTGCGCGTCGGGGATCAACGCCATGTAGGCGACCGATACCACGTGCGCACGCGGGTCGCGCGACGGATCTCCAAACGTGAACAGCTGCTCGAGATAAGCGCCGTGAAGGCCGGTCGAGTCGTAAAGCTCGCGCCGCGCGGCCTCATCGAGCAGTTCCCCCACTCGCACCAGCCCGCCCGGAAACGCCCACCGCCCGCGGCCCGGTCCGCGGCGCAGCTCGACCAGGTAGGTCTGCAGGCGCCCGCCGTTGATCGCGAACAACACCGTGTCCACCGCGACCATCGGCCGCGCCAGCCGTTCGCCGCGCGAAGTGGCGGCCGTGGCGGCTTGTACGTTCGCGCTCAGACGCTCAGCTCGAGCATGCGCTCGAGGGCCCGCTTGGCGCCCGCGCGCACGTCTTCGGAAAGTTCGATTTCGTAGCGCAGATGGCGAAGTGAATCGAGTGTGCCCTCGAGCGTGATCATCTTCATGAACCGGCATAGCTTGCACACCTTGTAGAAGTGCTTGTCGGGAATTTCCATCAGCAGGCGGTCCGAGAGCCCGCATTCCGTCACCACCAGGAACTTGTCGGCATCGCTGCTGCGCGCGTAACCGATCATCGCGCTGGTGGACAGCACCGCGTCGGCCAGCGCAAGCACGTCGCGCCGGCACTCGGGATGCGCAATCACCTTGATCCCGGCAATCGCGCGCTTGACCTTGTTTATCTCGTCGGGAGTTATCTGGTGATGAACGTAGCAGTTACCGTCCCATGAAATTACCCGCTTGCGCGTCTGCCCCTGCACGTAGTTGGCGAGATTCTGATCCGGCACGAACAGGATATTGTCCGAGTCGATCCGCTCGACGATCTTCGCCGCGTTGGATGACGTGCAGCACGCGTCCGACAGCGCTTTGACGTCGGCCGTGCAATTGACGTAGGAGACCACCTTCAGGTCGGGATAAATCTTCAGCAGTTCTTGCTTGCGCTCCGCCAGCCGCTCGGCCGTCACGCTGTCGGCCAGCGAGCATCCTGCCTTCAGGTCCGGGAGCAACACCTTGCGATCGGGATTGAAGACCTTGGCCGTCTCCGCCATGAAGTGAACGCCGCAAAAGACGATCACGTCGGCGTCGCGCACCTCGCGCGCGCTGCGCGCCAGCTCCAGCGAGTCGCCGACAAAATCCGCGACCTCGAAAATCTCCGGCCGCTGATAGTTGTGCG is drawn from Candidatus Binatus sp. and contains these coding sequences:
- the nadA gene encoding quinolinate synthase NadA, translated to MNQSVETALSGIALRDKLAVLGNESYTADTCGRYADMIAEIKRLKKARRAVVLAHNYQRPEIFEVADFVGDSLELARSAREVRDADVIVFCGVHFMAETAKVFNPDRKVLLPDLKAGCSLADSVTAERLAERKQELLKIYPDLKVVSYVNCTADVKALSDACCTSSNAAKIVERIDSDNILFVPDQNLANYVQGQTRKRVISWDGNCYVHHQITPDEINKVKRAIAGIKVIAHPECRRDVLALADAVLSTSAMIGYARSSDADKFLVVTECGLSDRLLMEIPDKHFYKVCKLCRFMKMITLEGTLDSLRHLRYEIELSEDVRAGAKRALERMLELSV
- a CDS encoding DedA family protein, whose protein sequence is MVGLISGYIEHFTYLGLFVVLMLCGLGLPIPEDVALLAGGYLAHRGVTRYPITLVVSLLGVVTGDNSLFFMGRRFGTGLVRYFVLAWPGRQHQIERIERFMQRHGARAIFYARFLAGLRALIYLSAGSFGVRPAVFLLYDLLGALISVPVVVTLGYIFGKQIEIIIRYIGGFERLIVIVAILSAAVYGTRMLVLRKTNEPVSKSG
- a CDS encoding NUDIX hydrolase, with product MVAVDTVLFAINGGRLQTYLVELRRGPGRGRWAFPGGLVRVGELLDEAARRELYDSTGLHGAYLEQLFTFGDPSRDPRAHVVSVAYMALIPDAQGIGAPCDKYATGRWYEVTHLPQLAYDHSLMAAYAVKRLKSKLEYTNIAYALLPREFTFAEFEELYSLILGRPLDRRNFRRRILAMGMLKCLPHTRRGPHRPAALYSFANQSLRFIEML
- a CDS encoding sigma-54 dependent transcriptional regulator; its protein translation is MTQASVLVVEDNDLERQITADTLREEGFVVEEAAVGKRAIELLALSRFDVVLTDLMMPGMSGEELLAKVRSAYPGSQVVVLTAHGSTDSVVQAMKAGAFDYLEKPTDREKLVTRVAKAAEFANLQQENQLLKRRLEGTFEIEGIIGQDPAVQEVIRLVRRVAPSNSTVLIQGESGTGKEIVAKAIHRLSPRAARQFVAINCSAIPDNLIENELFGHERGAFTGANERKIGLFESADKSTLFLDEIADLPQGMQAKILRVLQEKELRRVGGNDSFRIDVRLVAASNRNIAEEVGEGRFREDLYYRINVVTVTLPPLRDRRGDIPLLANHALAKFGHLAEGRVREIGREAMEVLLDYSWPGNVRQLESALERAILLCEGDKVMPRDLPDEVLSRKKPGRSRDSQRGDRYEIPSEGFNFETFERDAILQALERNDWVIAKAAKMLAMSYRTLQYRIDKFGLKRGEQPKPPPAEVK
- a CDS encoding HAMP domain-containing sensor histidine kinase; the encoded protein is MESYFPALNLKAKLIVLMMGLLGLTLGAEVWVSLGTQAAIVATTQERVKDLARVIQISVQELTAVGGTDRDRLHNYVGDLHTKGLEVSIASSENLILNSSNPHLIGAALRPKQAEWLTPEQLKHPEDLVTIPARKLGPLAPETTVYLIPVEVEDHLLGYVQVVANFGDFAQPLAQSRTRELMIAFAIFAIGLVFAYILADRYVKPIHAVANAAQNIAARGLEPVPEAHRRDEIGLLTRSFNDMVGQLRRAREREQELNRLERFTALGQLAGGLAHEIKNPLNFISLALDQLRARYAPQQPNDREAFLRQLVIMKDEMRRLSELVQSFLHYGKPIEIFPAPTDVHQLVDEVVALSESKMKSQGIELVEECNGPPPILNVDAEKLRTCFINVVANAIQAMPEGGKMVIAFRRVDGSMVITFSDTGAGIEAEVVNHVFEPFFTTKREGIGLGLFLSRAIVETHGGTIDIGPNPDGAGTTVTFTFPPSAVHGHNHDPGLSAGR
- a CDS encoding gamma-glutamylcyclotransferase family protein; this encodes MRRYGVAAVTILDNGDELLFVYGTLMNPAERVILLGRPIDASPGRIAGYARGRKRHYFIAKQADAVTDGAILEGLSARELAILDQYEEVPALYTRERIEVLAADGRKIECWIYLPTSWAKD
- a CDS encoding CYCXC family (seleno)protein encodes the protein MFKGVKGIVALAAAAVVVVAIAYADYVSTRAQPSAGQMAAASDPAARLRITLDPKNFQGNVREAYEIAGRDPTLLAQLHCYCGCDKAIGHKNLLDCYRDTHGSRCAICVGEAHDAEAMAGRGVPVERIRDALRARYAHGS